A single genomic interval of Flammeovirga agarivorans harbors:
- a CDS encoding flavin reductase family protein: MKLSELLNIVLVLILIGVIIKFNYDESKEEKIANDLITSEAVMDSLHVKKSVGKRPFLFPMPIGIIGSYDSCGTPNVMAASWVGIVNSKPLSIGVSLRPATYTYKNVMRTKSFTVNIANEKLISYVDWVGHYTGKEMNKFEELSLTPVRSKLVDAPYVHEFPVVLECKVVEITNLGKHTHFVGEIMDVKVDTAILKADNKNLVDIYKLRPVMTGQGSGYFGIGQHLGRGGKVYQRLGIDPKSE, translated from the coding sequence ATGAAACTTAGTGAACTATTAAATATTGTATTAGTATTAATACTGATTGGTGTAATTATTAAGTTTAATTACGATGAAAGTAAAGAGGAGAAAATTGCTAATGATTTAATTACATCAGAAGCTGTTATGGATTCTCTACATGTAAAGAAATCAGTAGGTAAAAGACCTTTTCTTTTTCCTATGCCCATTGGGATTATTGGTTCATATGATAGTTGTGGAACTCCCAACGTTATGGCCGCATCTTGGGTTGGTATTGTTAACTCTAAGCCATTAAGCATAGGTGTTTCTTTACGACCTGCTACCTACACCTATAAAAATGTGATGAGAACAAAATCATTTACTGTTAATATAGCGAACGAAAAACTCATTTCTTACGTCGATTGGGTTGGACATTATACGGGTAAAGAAATGAATAAGTTTGAAGAATTGTCTTTAACTCCCGTTAGATCAAAACTTGTCGATGCACCTTATGTTCATGAGTTCCCTGTTGTATTGGAATGTAAAGTAGTAGAAATAACAAACTTAGGAAAACACACTCATTTTGTTGGAGAAATTATGGACGTTAAAGTAGACACGGCAATATTAAAAGCAGACAATAAGAATTTAGTCGATATCTATAAATTAAGACCTGTCATGACAGGGCAAGGGAGTGGTTATTTTGGTATAGGACAACACCTTGGAAGAGGAGGTAAAGTATATCAACGTTTAGGTATTGATCCTAAATCAGAATAA
- a CDS encoding FMN-binding protein — MMNKVEVKKVPKRVANKSSRKKITAKKKKPTLKVYNLYRVTLIMLLVVAVGFSGGWNISELLDNTPKKEITISIQDVTNLYADARYFTSENEGKLIIYNKHKDIIGYALSTHSYASDVKGFAGEVPLLISYNNDSIIHRMTLLQHNESDEYMEYIVDDKLLDSWNGLPFDRAMYLDVDGITSATETSDGIIETVQVTLSELTGKKLHKKGMSWLEIIQFVLSMATIIFGLIVCYYKPMKSYRTTLLVMVVIVLGFMYQKMISISLLHGWVIHGISISSNFISLVLIVLSLVLPLTTKKQFYCHYMCPFGAAQELAGKVSPFQKRNMNWLKVRSLPVQTVVSILLIGSILIGYYPELSYVEPFPSFSVRVVSGWMLGFGALFIGLSLFYSKPWCKVCPTGFVIDNFKKKNSRDTKEYKVL, encoded by the coding sequence ATGATGAATAAAGTAGAAGTAAAGAAAGTACCAAAAAGGGTTGCGAATAAAAGCAGTCGTAAAAAGATTACTGCAAAGAAAAAGAAACCAACCCTGAAAGTTTATAACCTCTATAGAGTGACATTGATTATGCTATTAGTTGTAGCAGTAGGTTTTTCAGGAGGTTGGAATATTTCTGAATTATTGGACAATACTCCTAAAAAAGAAATCACAATCAGTATTCAAGATGTAACGAATTTGTATGCTGATGCTAGATATTTTACCAGTGAAAATGAGGGTAAGCTTATCATTTACAATAAACATAAAGATATCATCGGATATGCACTTTCTACACATAGTTATGCTAGTGATGTAAAAGGGTTTGCAGGAGAAGTTCCATTGTTGATTAGTTATAATAATGATTCTATCATTCATAGAATGACATTGTTACAGCACAATGAATCTGACGAATATATGGAGTATATCGTTGATGATAAATTATTAGATTCCTGGAACGGTTTGCCTTTTGACAGAGCAATGTACTTGGATGTAGATGGTATAACTTCAGCAACAGAAACCAGTGATGGAATCATAGAAACAGTGCAGGTAACTCTATCTGAATTGACTGGTAAAAAACTCCATAAAAAAGGGATGTCTTGGTTAGAAATCATTCAATTTGTCTTATCAATGGCTACGATCATCTTTGGGCTGATCGTGTGTTATTATAAACCAATGAAAAGTTACCGTACGACATTATTGGTCATGGTAGTAATAGTTCTTGGTTTTATGTATCAAAAGATGATCTCAATATCATTATTACATGGTTGGGTGATTCATGGTATCTCTATAAGTTCAAATTTTATTTCATTAGTATTGATCGTCTTGTCATTGGTATTACCGTTAACAACGAAAAAACAATTCTATTGTCATTATATGTGTCCTTTTGGAGCGGCTCAAGAGTTAGCCGGAAAAGTTTCTCCCTTTCAAAAGAGAAATATGAATTGGCTTAAAGTAAGAAGCCTACCCGTACAAACGGTGGTTTCTATACTCCTCATTGGTAGTATACTCATTGGCTATTATCCCGAATTATCCTATGTTGAACCCTTTCCCTCATTTTCTGTACGAGTTGTATCTGGTTGGATGTTAGGTTTCGGAGCTTTATTTATTGGCCTTTCATTATTCTACTCAAAGCCGTGGTGTAAAGTATGCCCAACAGGTTTTGTGATCGATAATTTTAAAAAGAAAAACTCTAGAGATACTAAAGAATATAAAGTCTTATGA